One window of Burkholderia thailandensis E264 genomic DNA carries:
- a CDS encoding capsule biosynthesis protein, with product MPRSFLVLQGTASSFFSRLSEALSTRGHAVRRVNFCGGDLLYGGAVAAWDYRDEPDALPEWYLQAVRTEGVTDVVMFGDCREIHRHMHPVAHACGLRTHVFEEGYIRPHWLTLERYGVNGRSRLSRDPAWYLEQRGATPPSQPGRPTGYNLYERAFHDIRYRSANAFYASRFPHYSSHRPRNGFVEYAGLAVRALQQSRHHGEAEKVVRALLESKCAYYFFPLQLGSDAQIVVHSPFDGIRDAIERVMRSFARHARSDAVLVIKNHPLDTGLIDYRRFARKLAAELDIAKRLRFIDAGHLPTLLEHAAGVVVVNSTVGLSALHHCRPLIALGSAVYAMPGLTWQGSLEDFWTQAGPPDMTLYQAFLDYVMHHTQINGDFYTRTGIEMATAGALERLEAARD from the coding sequence ATGCCTCGCTCATTTCTTGTGCTGCAAGGCACGGCTTCATCGTTTTTCAGCCGATTGTCCGAAGCATTGTCGACGCGGGGGCACGCGGTGCGCCGGGTCAATTTCTGCGGCGGCGATCTTTTGTATGGCGGGGCGGTCGCGGCCTGGGACTATCGGGACGAGCCCGACGCGTTGCCCGAGTGGTACTTGCAAGCAGTCCGAACGGAGGGAGTGACCGATGTAGTCATGTTCGGCGACTGTCGTGAAATCCATCGGCACATGCATCCGGTCGCGCATGCCTGCGGGCTGCGCACGCACGTGTTCGAGGAGGGCTACATCCGCCCGCACTGGCTGACGCTCGAACGGTACGGCGTCAACGGGCGCTCACGGCTGTCGCGCGATCCGGCCTGGTATCTCGAGCAGCGCGGCGCCACGCCGCCGAGCCAGCCGGGGCGGCCGACCGGTTACAACCTTTACGAGCGCGCGTTCCACGATATCCGGTATCGTAGTGCGAACGCGTTTTACGCAAGCCGCTTCCCGCATTACAGCAGCCATCGTCCGCGGAACGGCTTCGTCGAATATGCGGGACTCGCCGTGCGCGCGCTCCAGCAGAGCCGCCATCACGGCGAGGCGGAGAAGGTGGTGCGGGCGTTGCTCGAATCGAAATGCGCCTATTATTTTTTTCCGCTGCAACTGGGCTCGGACGCGCAGATCGTCGTCCATTCGCCGTTCGACGGCATCCGCGACGCGATCGAGCGGGTGATGCGCTCGTTTGCGCGGCATGCGCGTTCCGATGCCGTACTCGTCATCAAGAACCATCCGCTCGACACGGGATTGATCGATTATCGGCGCTTCGCGCGCAAGCTGGCGGCCGAGCTGGACATCGCGAAGCGCCTGCGCTTCATCGATGCCGGCCATTTGCCGACGCTGCTCGAGCATGCGGCGGGCGTTGTCGTCGTCAACAGCACGGTGGGGCTGTCGGCGCTGCATCATTGCCGTCCGCTGATCGCGCTCGGCAGCGCGGTATACGCGATGCCGGGGCTGACGTGGCAAGGCAGCCTCGAGGATTTCTGGACGCAGGCCGGACCGCCCGACATGACTCTGTACCAAGCGTTTCTCGACTACGTGATGCATCACACCCAGATCAACGGCGACTTCTACACGCGCACCGGCATCGAGATGGCGACGGCGGGCGCGCTCGAACGGCTCGAGGCGGCGCGTGACTAG
- a CDS encoding SDR family NAD(P)-dependent oxidoreductase, with translation MTSAAPHHVVVTGASAGLGGALALAYAAPGVVLGLVGRDAARLDACAQACRARGAEVVVGQFDVRDAERAQAWLWAFDDAHPIDLLIANAGVASTLASASDWEELERTASVVDTNFYGALHAVLPAVARMRPRGRGRIAMVSSLAALRGMAISPAYCASKAAIKAYADSVRPLLARDGVGMSVILPGFVKTAMSDVFPGDKPFLWSADRAAAHIRAKLAAGRAEIAFPGLLALGMRVLAFLPAALADAILGRLSYLPRKER, from the coding sequence GTGACTAGCGCCGCGCCGCATCATGTCGTCGTCACGGGCGCGAGCGCGGGGCTTGGCGGCGCGCTCGCGCTCGCGTATGCGGCGCCGGGCGTCGTGCTCGGGCTTGTCGGGCGCGACGCGGCGCGGCTCGACGCATGCGCGCAGGCGTGCCGCGCGCGCGGGGCCGAGGTCGTCGTCGGGCAGTTCGACGTGCGCGACGCCGAGCGCGCACAGGCATGGCTCTGGGCGTTCGACGACGCGCATCCGATCGATCTGCTGATTGCGAACGCGGGCGTCGCGAGCACGCTCGCGTCCGCGTCCGACTGGGAAGAGCTCGAGCGCACGGCGAGCGTCGTCGACACCAATTTCTACGGCGCGCTGCACGCGGTGCTGCCGGCGGTTGCGCGGATGCGGCCGCGCGGCCGCGGCCGCATCGCGATGGTGAGCTCGCTCGCCGCGCTGCGCGGCATGGCGATCTCGCCCGCCTACTGCGCGAGCAAGGCGGCGATCAAGGCCTATGCCGATTCGGTTCGTCCGTTGCTGGCGCGCGACGGCGTCGGCATGTCGGTGATCCTGCCGGGCTTCGTGAAGACCGCGATGAGCGACGTGTTTCCGGGCGACAAGCCGTTCCTGTGGTCCGCCGACAGGGCGGCCGCCCACATTCGCGCGAAGCTCGCGGCCGGGCGCGCGGAGATCGCTTTTCCAGGGCTGCTCGCGCTCGGCATGCGCGTGCTGGCGTTCCTGCCCGCCGCGCTCGCTGATGCGATTCTCGGCAGGCTGTCGTATCTGCCGCGCAAGGAGCGCTAG